A window of Gloeomargarita sp. SKYB120 genomic DNA:
TACTGCCTCTCCTGACCAGCAAAAAAGCGAGTCATATCTTTCTCTGGGAAATCATGTCCCGCCCAATGGCAAGTCTGCTATGTTAAGAAGAGTAAGCTCTCCGGGCAAAGAGTAGGAATGTCGGTGTTACCTGACGAGCCATCTCTGGCTGACTGGGAAGCCTGGTTAAATAGGATTGCTGCTGAGCCGGAATTACAGGAGCAAGGTTTGCCCATAGACATGACTGAACCTCCTGTTGAGTCAGCTAATCAACCATCAACCCTGGAGGCGCAAAAATATCAGGGATGCTCACCTCAAACAACCGATACCCAAGAATTATCGTCAGAAATTGGTCATGTATTGAGTGAACCATCCCCATCAACCTCTATCGCTCACTCTACAATACCTACAACCCCCGCTGTGATTGATATGCTGAGTCAAGCCATGGCAGCTAATGATAGCGCTAGTGTGCAGGCGCTCATCCAAAATATTGAGCAAAATCACAGTCACGCAGAAACTATCGAAATTCTCTTGGCAGCTACCTTGAACCTGTGCCGTTCAGGTTAGTCAACTGTACCGTAGCTGAGATGACTGAGAAATCAAGGGTGGAGCTCCGTACTGCAATCCAAACCTGACAACCATAGATGGCTCAGCTACAGAGATGCCACAATTTTTGCTGTTCTTCGTGAGTCAACTCGCGCCAGCGACCAGGAGCCAAATCCTTTAGCTGTAAATGCCCAATTGCGACCCGCACTAATCGTAAGGTTGGATAACCTACAGCCGCTGTCATCCGCCGCACCTGGCGATTACGTCCCTCGCGCAAAGTCATCTGCAACCAAGCGGTGGGAATGAAACGCCGAAAGCGAATCGGCGGATAGCGCGGTGGGAGTTTGGGTTCGTCTGGGAGCAGCGCCACTTCCGCCGGACGCGTACGGTAGCCCTGGATGACCACCCCTTGACGCAATTGTTCTAGAGCCTCAGGNNNNNNNNNGGCGCCGCTCAGGTCGCACTCGCTCATGTAGGCCCCGGTTAAATTCGCCCCCCGCAGGTAGGCCCGGCGTAAATCCACGCGCCACAGTTGGGCGTCTACCAGGTTGGCCCCGCTGAGGTTGCAGTTGAACATCCGGGCTTGGTTGAGAACCGCGCCCCGGAAATTGGCGCCCAGAAAGTTCGTACCGGTCAGGTTGGCCCGTTCCAAATTTGCCTCGGCCAAAATAATCCGGCTCAGGATTTTATTGCTCAGGTCCACTTCCTTGAGGTGTGCACCGGTAAAATCCCGTTCGCCTTCAGCGTAGCGGCGCAACAGTTCCTCCCCGGTCAGTTTTGGTATTGCCATGCACAAAAACCCATCGGCCAAAGTAAAAAAAGTATAACATTTAGGCTCGCTCTGGTGCGGTGAGAATTCCTGGAGCGACTTGGCGGGGCACCGTCGTCAAACAATCCACCTGAGCGCAAAAGCGCAAGTCCTCTGCCTGCCCCAGCTTTACCAGACGTTGCCCGTGGCTGGCCCGGTGGAGCAATTCCAACAGATTGTCCTGCCACTGTCGGTACAACGCCAGAGCGCCGACCGCTTCATCATTGCCGGTGGTTGCCTGCTCTCCGAGTCCCAACAACAGGGCGCCAGCGCAAGCCGTATCCTCCAGGGAAAACGACCCTTCCCATCCCGAAGCCACAATCCACACCCGCTCTGGCTGGTAGTGCGTGAGCAGGTCCACGACTGCCTGGCGATTCACCAGCGCACCTGCTAGGACCAAGGGAGCCGCTTGGACACGGGCCAGCGCGCGCGTACCGTTGGTGGTACTCATAAACAGCCGCCGTCCTTTGACCCGTTCGGGCGTGCAATCCAGGGGCGAGTTGCCCATGTCAAAACCCGCTACCACCTGGCCGCCCCGTTCTCCGACCCGCAACCGCTGGGCAGCCGGCCACTGGTCACTCACCCGCAGCAACTCCTCCAGGTCGGCAAACACCTGCACCGCCGTCGCACCCGCCGCCAAGGCCACCGCCATTGTGGTTGTGGCCCGCAACACGTCCACGACCACTGCACAATCCGGCAACTCCCCAACGGGGACCTGCTCTGGCGTATGGTACACCCAGCACTTCATCGCAGGACGTACCAGTAGTAGGTGACCATGGGGATGACCGTCGCCAGAATCAACAGCACAAGCACCACCCCTGTCCACAGGTCCTTCATCCTGCGGGTCTCGGCGGCGGTGGCAAAGGTGCCCTCTACACGTTCCACCTCTTCCGGGGGCGGGCCAGGGTCCGGTTGTCCTGAAAGCACCGCCTGTAACCGTGCCACCGTGTCCAATAGGGCCTGGTTGTACACGTTGTTGCGCACCGGTTTCAGCAGCGTGTCCTGGACAATACTCACAGCCGTCGCCGGTGAGAGTCGGGCTGCCGCTTCTGAACCTGCTTGCAAATCCCCCGTTGCGGTGCGCGCCACCACCGTCAACAGCACCTGCCGAGCCCCGCCATCGGGAAACCAGCGCTGGAACAGTTTTTCTCCAAAACTACTAGCGGTTTCGCCGTAATCCAGGCGGCGCAGGCTGACGACATGCACCTGGAACCCCGTGTCTTTCGCCAGCTGGGTCAGGGTGCGGTTGACCTGCTTCAGCGTGCTGGGGCTAAACACGTCAGCCTCGTCGAGAACCGGGGTTGCCGGCGGCGATGGGGGTAAGTCCGTCACTGCCGTTGCCCATGCGGGGGCAAGGGGTCCCCACCAAAGCCACAGCGCCAATAGCCCGAGCCAAAACCAACGTCCCATGGGTCTCTCTCCCAACAGCATCCCACCTTTGAGCCAGTATTAAACAAGCCGGTTGCGCTGGCGAGCCGTGGCCGCCTCGTCCGGGTGAATCCCCAGGCGGGTCAAGTTAATCCGCCCGCGACTGTCAATCTCCCGCACCCGCACGATGACCTCGTCCCCCACCGAGACCACATCTTCCACCTTGCCGACCCGGTGTTCTGCCAACTGGGAGATGTGGATCATCCCCTCTTTCCCCGGCAGGATTTCCACAAACGCTCCGATGGGGATGATCCGGGTCACTCGCCCAGCGTACACATCCCCTTCGTTGAGCTTGCGGGTCATGCCGTCAATGATCCGGTAGGCCTTCTGGGCGCGTTCCTCATCGGTGGCGCTGATGGTCACAGTGCCGTCCTCTTCGATATCCACCTTGGCGCCGGTTTCCTCCGTGATCCCGCGAATAGTTTTACCCCCTGGCCCGATCACGACGCCGATTAGCTCGGGGTCAATCTTCAGGGTCAACAGACGCGGTGCATAGGGCGACAAACTAGCGCGGGGCGCTGACAAGGCCGCCAGCATTTTTTCCAGGATAAACAAGCGACCCGCCCGCGCTTGGTGGATGGCCCGACCAAGGGTGGCCACATCCAGCCCAGTAATCTTCATGTCCATTTGCAGGGCGGTGATGCCCGTATCGGTGCCCGCCACCTTGAAGTCCATGTCTCCCAGGAAGTCCTCGATGTCCTGGATGTCGGTCAGCACCTGCACCTGGTCGCCCTCTTTGATCAATCCCATCGCTACCCCGCTTACCGGGCGTTTGATGGGCACCCCCGCATCCATCAGGGCCAG
This region includes:
- a CDS encoding 2-phosphosulfolactate phosphatase family protein, producing MKCWVYHTPEQVPVGELPDCAVVVDVLRATTTMAVALAAGATAVQVFADLEELLRVSDQWPAAQRLRVGERGGQVVAGFDMGNSPLDCTPERVKGRRLFMSTTNGTRALARVQAAPLVLAGALVNRQAVVDLLTHYQPERVWIVASGWEGSFSLEDTACAGALLLGLGEQATTGNDEAVGALALYRQWQDNLLELLHRASHGQRLVKLGQAEDLRFCAQVDCLTTVPRQVAPGILTAPERA
- a CDS encoding TPM domain-containing protein, yielding MGRWFWLGLLALWLWWGPLAPAWATAVTDLPPSPPATPVLDEADVFSPSTLKQVNRTLTQLAKDTGFQVHVVSLRRLDYGETASSFGEKLFQRWFPDGGARQVLLTVVARTATGDLQAGSEAAARLSPATAVSIVQDTLLKPVRNNVYNQALLDTVARLQAVLSGQPDPGPPPEEVERVEGTFATAAETRRMKDLWTGVVLVLLILATVIPMVTYYWYVLR